The Lysobacter capsici genome has a segment encoding these proteins:
- a CDS encoding DUF6708 domain-containing protein has translation MAQDQGRLLPPVEYWYEDQPRGDAPPREVPSANGNLRHIDANYLELSRTEVLIRGMGILGGCFALGIFAYGLFPSSWSHWTVWDIALSIASVGVVALALFCVRLDIAVPSDTPVRFNRARGKIYIYEHTWKANPFVRWPHSIKVFDWADTHAEITRQAGRSVRYALFLSRCKPGTLEVVDRIQLGGQSIDEAQMRRMWDYCRVYMEHGPANLPPQTPRLDDVDFRRSLFFFMPFLDPSAEGAACRQRMHLIEWLASLALLPMFWLLLPLGLMRYLALRLAPRPQWPAELDAQSRGAPTAAA, from the coding sequence ATGGCGCAAGATCAGGGACGGCTGCTGCCGCCGGTGGAATATTGGTACGAGGATCAGCCGCGCGGCGACGCGCCGCCGCGCGAGGTGCCGTCGGCCAACGGCAATCTGCGCCACATCGACGCGAACTATCTGGAGCTGTCGCGCACCGAGGTCCTGATCAGGGGCATGGGGATTCTCGGCGGCTGCTTCGCGCTGGGTATTTTTGCCTACGGCCTGTTTCCGAGCTCATGGAGCCACTGGACCGTGTGGGACATCGCGCTGTCGATCGCCTCGGTCGGCGTGGTCGCGCTTGCGCTGTTCTGCGTTCGCCTGGACATCGCGGTGCCTTCCGATACGCCGGTGCGCTTCAATCGCGCCCGCGGCAAGATCTACATTTACGAACACACCTGGAAAGCCAATCCCTTCGTGCGCTGGCCGCACAGCATCAAGGTTTTCGACTGGGCCGATACCCACGCCGAGATCACCCGTCAGGCCGGTCGCAGCGTGCGTTACGCGTTGTTTCTCAGTCGCTGCAAGCCGGGCACGCTGGAAGTCGTCGATCGCATCCAGCTCGGCGGCCAGAGCATCGACGAAGCCCAGATGCGGCGCATGTGGGATTACTGTCGCGTCTACATGGAGCATGGCCCGGCGAACCTGCCGCCGCAGACGCCGCGGCTGGACGACGTCGATTTCCGCCGCAGCCTGTTCTTCTTCATGCCGTTCCTCGATCCGAGCGCGGAAGGCGCGGCCTGTCGCCAGCGCATGCACCTCATCGAATGGCTCGCCAGCCTGGCGTTGTTGCCGATGTTCTGGTTGCTGCTGCCGCTTGGCCTGATGCGCTACCTCGCCTTGCGCCTGGCGCCGAGGCCACAATGGCCGGCGGAACTGGACGCGCAATCGCGCGGCGCGCCGACGGCGGCCGCGTGA
- the yiaA gene encoding inner membrane protein YiaA, with translation MNRAISHKPTAAFVGASWTALMLGALAYLVGLWNTQMLLNEKGYYLTLLLYGLFAAVSVQKAVRDRMEGIPVTNIYYGLAWTSVMSALVLLCIGLWNAGISLSEKGFYAMAYALSLFAAIAVQKNTRDSGTADEYE, from the coding sequence ATGAACCGTGCCATCTCCCATAAGCCGACCGCGGCTTTCGTCGGCGCTTCGTGGACCGCGCTCATGCTGGGCGCGCTGGCCTATCTGGTCGGCCTGTGGAACACGCAGATGCTGCTCAACGAGAAGGGTTACTACCTGACCTTGCTGCTGTACGGCCTGTTCGCGGCCGTGTCGGTGCAAAAGGCGGTGCGCGACCGGATGGAAGGCATCCCGGTCACCAACATCTACTACGGCCTGGCCTGGACGTCGGTGATGAGCGCGCTGGTGTTGCTGTGCATCGGCCTGTGGAATGCCGGCATCAGCCTGAGCGAGAAAGGCTTTTACGCCATGGCCTACGCGCTGAGCCTGTTCGCGGCTATCGCGGTGCAGAAGAACACCCGCGACAGCGGCACGGCCGACGAGTACGAGTAA